A window of Nicotiana sylvestris chromosome 8, ASM39365v2, whole genome shotgun sequence genomic DNA:
GACCCAACTAATTAATGTACCAACTGCAAGGTGGGCATCTATTATTCTTATCATAATATGAAAGTGTACGTTTATACAAAAATTTAGCAACTAATATACCAACGGTAAAATACAAAACTACAACAAAATattctatattttattttatattttttttattgccaataaaatacaaaactaacatatttgaaacttcaaattaacGGTACACATCACTCATCAGATTTTTCAATTCACATGGCGCTATCACTATTTCAAACATTCTTTATTATGTTTTTTTAACAATGTTTTAATCATAAATTGTAATTTATAGTGTTTTGTATAATTAACCAGTATGTTAACTTTAATAAAAAATTAAGCAATCAATCTTAAATTTAAAAGCATAATGATCTGATCGATCTTTATATTTCATAATCCAGTAATTCAATTGTGGTAATCCTTTAATTTCTGCGCCAAGAAAAGGTGCTACAAGGGGGGTAATTGTGCATTTGACAAAGTTTAGATGCATTATATGGTCTTTTTTATAAAGTTTAGGGTGCCAATTTGGAAATTCAGGAATCTGAAACTCCTCCCTCTCTCTCGAGTTTTCTCTTATGGTCCCTTTGTGATTCACCGCATCATTTCTCTTCTTCCAGTTTCATCCCAGGTCAAGCTCCTTTTAATCGCATCTTTAAACTTTTTTTCACGTTTTTATTTTTCCTAAAATTTtgattttgctattttttatttGATGTAATTTTGTTCTTATGTAACTAGGATTAGAGTTAAATAAATTGTTGGTAACCCTGCTCTTATATTGAGCTATTTTGTAGATATTTGCTTCGAATTATCGTGCTTCACTTCTTTCGCTTCAAATTATTTCGAATATTGTAGGACTTTGTTGAAATATGAAATGCTGACCTTAATTGTTAGAAATGAAATTAAATGAACCTGAATGGAGGTCTCATATAGCCGATACAAATTGTGAGcttaattaatttttttcttttttaaattttccTATCACATTAGGGAATCAGAGAAGGATAATGGGGAAGGCAGAGTGAGAATTTTGTTCACACTTATTATGTGCAAAGGCGAAGCCAGGATTTAGAATTTATGGGTTCTGAACTTGTCATCAAACCTGTAGCTTGTTTTAATTTCTTAGTTCACAATCAAATATTTATACATTAAAGGGTTTAATCAAAAGCTATGGGTTTGTTCGAACCTGTCCTGATTGTGTGGAAGACTCTCGCTGTTACCACTAGACTATAAGCCTTGATGACCGAACTAATTTGAAAATGTGGCGGAGTTGATAGATtgattgatatttgaaatgctgGTCGTCATACTTTCTCTTATGTCCTCTATCGCAGTGGTAGAAAAAACTTGAGAATTGAGTGATATTTTGATGCTTATTTGAGATTGAGTGACCCTGCAAACAGACTATTCTTAGGTGTAGCAAAGCTCCCAGTTGGCCTAATCTCTTCTAGTTTTAATGGGGATTCTTTAGTTTCAGAACTTTTAGGAATATGCAGATATCAAATTCTGCTTGAACTGATCAACTTTGCAGTAACATTTCTCGAATTCTGATTGGTTATAGAAAGCATGTACTTAGCACCTTGAAATGGTACATCTTCAATGCCTTTTTGGGTGGCATGAAATCGACAATGTGGAAGTGATGCGATATGGATGTACCTCTGGCTTGAGATATTGCATATATGTAACTTTCCGCCACAAAATCTGAAATAGCGGTCAAGGATCTCCATAGAATAAGTAGGGTTATGGTTGAGGAAGAGGTGAAAAATGCAATACTGGTTAAAGCCCAAATTTCTGGACTATTTTAGAAGTCCTACCATTTGAAGTCTAAATTTCTAAGGACTTAACACCTCCTTTCCTCagagaaaaaagaaattaaaggaaggagaagaatgaagaaagtaCAACGACCTCTAAGATTTCACCTTTTCATCTAATTCTGTTTACAATCTGTGGACTGTGGTCTTATTTTAGGTTGGAAGTTCCCTTCAtccctctctcttctttttttcttttaaaaaaaagaacGTCATAGTATTAGTCAAAAACATATTTTCATAAATCAACTGTTTGCTGGAAAGCATTTTTGGCTGGAAGTAGGGAAGTTTAGTTTCAGCATAGCTGTCGCAGACTTATTACGCCTTTATCTTTGGATGGCTatctatttttcactaatttctgTCGTTCGTTTTGCAGCTCAATCTTTGAGTGTTTGTTTTGATATGTGATGGTGAAGGCGAGCAAAGGATTGTTCATATCATGGTAAAGAACTATCTATGATAAACAAAACAGAATTCATTGGCAAGCTAATGGTTTCAAATCTTCAGCAGCTAAGTTTTGTTCAGCAATCTTCGTTTCAAATACTTGTCGCTTCTTTGATGCTGAGGTTTGCTTTCTTCCTTTGCAGTGATGTACCTATGGCGCAGTTTATTATCAATGTGAATGCTGCACTGCCACAGTCACAGAAGTTCATTTTACATGTTTTGGACAATACACATCTGTTTGTTCAATCCGATGTGGCTGGAATGATTCGTAGTGCTATTGCGGAATTTAGAGAGGCGAACACATATGAGAAGCCTGCTTAGTGCTGTTTGCTGAAGTTGAGCAACCCTGTGTGTGCACACCAGATGCCTTGTTACCATGTTCAGTATTACCTAGTACCATGTTTCATAGTATTACATAGTACCATGTTTCATAGTACCAATCATTTTAGAAGTTACCATTTTACAAAAAGAAACATAGTAAATCTCCAACTGTTCTTTCAGAAATGATTTGTCACATTTGAAAGAGGCAGTTATGTAAAGACATTTGAATCTAACCTTTGATTTGCAAAACTACAagtgacatatctttcttgtttccttatTTTCCTCTCCTAGATTACAATAGCTAGAGCCTTGGCGTAAccggtaaagttgctgccatgtgaccaggaggtcacacgttcgagccgtggaaacagcctcttgcagaaatgcagggtaaggctgcgtacaatagaccagATGGCAGCaaccttccccggaccccgcacaTAGTGGGAGTTTAGTGCACCGGCTGCCTCTCCTAGATTACTATGTCTAAAAGGTTAGACAGTTCTCTCAGTTGTAAAGCAAAATGATACTCCATTAGCTAACTTTAACCATCTATTTCCCCTTTTCTCTCTTAGCCGACAAATGAGATGTCTAATTTTGATGAATTTTATAATACTAGTCTTAGATTAAAATAGATCTGAATAGAGCGGAATGgatacaaaaaaaaaaggcaTAATTGATTGTGCTGAAGCTTATGCGAGTTAGGGCCGAACCTAGAATATCGGGAACGGATTTGGCCGAACCCAGTAACTTTGGCTCAAACCTGGTATTTATCTTAAAAAATCCGTTgggtatgtataaattattaataaGAATCCAAAAACTTAAAAATTAGAATTTcgaacccataaactttaaatcTTGATTCCGCATGTGATGCGAGTTTGGCTCATGCAACTGTaaataaaatgttttttttatgcTCTTTAATTTCTGTATTTCATTATATGCTCGTTGGAAAAAGATAAAGGGCAACATTTTTCGTTTTTCACTTTACATTTCTCCTAACATTTGAAAGTGAAAATTAGTAAAGAATTTGAATCTATAACATCCAATCCTAATGAAATAAAACGCTGAATCACACCACCATGGAAGTTTAAAGCTATTAATCTTCATCTAAATATAATATAAAAGATTTATCTGAAAAATCGCATCTTTTTTGTGGAACAAAAAGAACATTTAATCCATCCTACCTAATTAATCATACCCTCTATAAACATTTAAGAAAATCAAACTATTAGagcaaaatatataaattttattctttatttaATGAGCAACTAGTACATCCTTACACCTTTTCTTCACTTTttgtgaaaaaaatatattttatttttaaaggaaaagAACACAACAAAAGGGGAAAAAGATAAAACGCTACCGATTCTCTTAGAACAACCCAAAAACAGTTCCTCCCAAACTTCAAATATTAGTACTAGAGCTAGAACAAAGCAGAAGAAAGAGAAAGTGTGTAGTAATGGGTCAAATATTTATCCGGGTCGGGTACCCTTTCCTATCCAAAACAACCAGCTATTTTAAGTTTGACAAACCGAATTTCATACACTCTCCCTTCTTCCTTCACCAGAGCATCAATGGCAGTCACTCTTCCGACCACTTCTTCCTCGTATCTAAACTCGAGAACTAGACTCCCTCAGCCTTCTTTAAGGTACCATTTTCCCCTTTTCTCAATTCAATTCAGTTTTCTTATTTTCCACTATGTAAATATCAACAAAGttaacattttttttcttcttcttacgTTGTTTTCAGCTGTGCCAGCAAAGTTTTTGTCGGATTAAGAGTCCAATCTCCAAGTATGTTTTATTAAATCATTGttattttatattttgctttCTTCTTGTTTTAATTGGATAACTGTTTGTTTCTTGGCTTTTTTGTTAAAGCAGATTCTTTTGGGATTGCAACGCCTAATGTTAATGTTGAATTTCACAATAGAGTTTACAGAAGTATTGAGTCCGGGTAATCTTGACCTTCTTATTTACTGGGTGACTTTCACCCAAAAAAGTTCTTGTCTTGAATAATATTGTGTTGCTCTTATATATGACCTAGTATATATAGAGTATATGCAGGGAAGAACTAGCTTGAGGAAGGAGGTTAAATTGAATCTCCTTTGTTGAAAAATTATTGCGCAAATAGGCAAAAACTAGTTTTTCTGTTTATATATAAGCTGTTGAATCTCCTTAATATAACAGAAAGTTCTAGTAAAGTGGCATAGGGGGGTTTAAAAATTGTTTTAGGTCATAGGTTCAAATCCCAGGTAATACATTTTTGAATCACCTTTTGTAAATTTCTGGATCTGGCACTGGATATATGCCGAATTTCACAATACAGCTTACAGAAGTATTGAATCCAGGTAATCTTGTTCTTTTAATAAGTAATAACTGGGCGACTTTTGCACCCAAAAAGTTATTTGTCTTGGATAATGTTGTGTTGCTTTTATACATAACTTAGTTTATATAGAGTACATGGTCTATAAGGGTGGATTGATGACAGAGGTGAAGCTACAGTGGTGCCTACGGGTTCGGTAGAGCCCAGTAGCTTCAGCCCAGACCCTATACTTTTATAATAAAATCTACTTAATATGTATAAATAATTTATCTAGAACTCAGTAAGCTGCCTTTTCTAGAATAAGAAATCCAAATCAATCCATGAATTCAACATCCTAGCTCTGCCTCTAAAGAGGACTTAGACTGGTGGGTTGATTCTCTTAACAAATACCAATTCTAATGGATTTTTCGACATGAGCATATAAAGTCGGACTAAAGGCAGTGGATTCGGACGAACCTATTGCTTATATACTGGGCCTACAGTTTTAGCATGTCGTGAGAATTGTAGAGGATGTTGAATTTAGAGATGAATGGCCATCGTAGTTCTGATAATTTAAGTTAATATATTGGGCTTGGAACTGTATATGTTGGTTCTGTACAGAAAATCTATTTTAGAAAATAGCAtatccttttttctttcttccttctgCCCACGCCTAtgcatatattttcttttagttcctCGCCATCGCATACGGCTTTAGAGCATATTTTCTGTGGGAAAGGAGGATTGTGCTGGCTAATCTAATGGGTTTGAAGAGGGAAAAAGGCTAATTTTCTGTTGTAAAGTATGAGCATTTTTGTTTCGTTCATGTTCATATTGGACCCCAGCTACTAACAAAAAATGCCTTACAGACAAGTTGCAACGGCCTAGTGCCCAGAAAACAAGGAACTGGGACGACCTATATGATTTGACGATTAATGAAATTCCCTAATAACAACCTAGTGTGTAGAATTTGACTCAAACTTGTGCTGAGCTATTCTTCCCTTTGCTGAGCTTTGTTTAATCTCTGCACTTTCTTGCTGCTGTCTTGTTAATCTCACACTCAAGCCTTCAGATTTCTCAGCCTTGTTTTCTCTTTCAAGTTTGTGAGTTTATGCTTACATTGCCTCCATCTTTAAATTCTGTCTATCAGGAACTAATATCTAGTATTAAGTCAGTATATTTTATGTAGTATCAAATATCAAATCTTTCCACAGTTTAAATCAGAACATTTAAACTACTTTATCCAAACACactcacacaaaaaaaaaatgatgtCACCAAATCTCAATGAGGTGTAGCACTTACCTCATTTTGATAGTCACTAACAAGCCTGTGCCTTGAATGTTCTCCTATTCTTAATTATACTATTATTTATCGTTTATTTCTGAGTACATCCCATCTTTTATTGATTAAAatctccattttcctttggatagaatttttttatattttttctcgAGTTTCATTTGGCTGCTGCTTGTGTTTGTAACCTAACCTAGAGTTCATACTTCCAGAACTAGAAACAGTAAACCAACACGTGCACGAGTTTCCATGATGCCCATTGGGACACCAAGGGTGCCCTACAGAAATCCAACTGAGGGAACGTGGCAGTGGGTTGATTTGTGGAATGCTCTTGTAAGTAACATGTTTTCAGTTTCGAAGTACCTTTGTTTCTCCTTTGGCTAATTGGATTAATAATCAATACTTTTGATCTGGGAAAATATCACTGAATTCTTTGATGCAGTACCGTGAACGTGTTATTTTCATCGGACAACACATAGATGAAGAATTTAGCAACCAGATATTGGCAACAATGCTGTACCTTGACAGTATTGATGATTCCAAGAAGCTCTACCTGTATATCAATGGCCCTGGCGGTGATGTGAGTTCTTTACTAATTTTACTTTGTAGTCAAAGTTTCCTCTTTTATTAGAAAcacctcttttttcttcttaattTTGTGCTCAGACTGCTTTCTTTCTTCTTGTTATTTGCTTAATGTTACTTCTATTTACAGCTAACTCCGAGCATGGCCATCTACGACACAATGCAAAGTCTGAAAAGTGCTGTTGGCACCCACTGTGTGGGCTATGCCTACAATCTTGCCGGTTTTCTTCTTGCTGCTGGAGAAAAGGTACCGTAGTTCTCTCCTAGTGATAAAATGTGGGGAAAAAAAAACTTGTGCTTATCGACAATGTCTTGCTTAGACTAGCTTTCGGAGTTGTTGCGCCTGATTATTTTATGCAAAGATGGGATTGATTTGTCTGGATATATTGGCGAGTTTCGTATTTTGTTATTTCTTTCTGCAGCATTTGGCATGAAAAGAAATTTGCCAGTATCAGCCACTTGTGATGGCATCCCAAAGAACTGTATTTTATAAGAGTtcattttatcttattttaaccTAGAGATTTATTTGCCTGATTATGAGTTGGTCTTGTCTCTCTCCAAAGGCCTCCATCTAGAGTTGTGATCCTATATACTAATGTGCAGTCAAACCTCGGAATTATTGGGGTTGGGGTTGAACCGAAATTTGAGGGTCAAGTTATGGAACCTGTCGTACATCCTTGTTCAGTGTTATGCTTCTCTACTGAGGCTGTACCACCTGGTTATCTATTGGAGCATCATAAAATGGTGTACTGAACAAGGAACTGCCAATAGTTGTTTCCTGTGGGGCTAGCCAAGATCCATGTCCAAAGTTAGCCtaacagtcacttctcattgggactATAATCACTTCGGTGTCAGTTCGACAACCTTCCATACTTGACAGTGGGAATTTATCCCATTTGGTTGCACCCTTTTGTTATGAAAACTATTAATGCAAAGACCACAAACAATGAGATATAGATAAACATGTTTAATTATCTCTTCTTATTTTAGAAGATGATATAATAGTGGCAAACACTCTTGGGAAAAAGTTCTCCAGGATTCTTTGTTTTGGCCAGTTTCTTTTGTTAGTGATGTGATTGTGCCTCCTGTTGTAAAGATGATAAAGACCTTATTTTACTGTGGAAAGGCAACTAATGCTCAATGTTAATTTTACAAATTTCCATTGTGAAGGGCAATCGATTTGCGATGCCTCTTTCAAGGATTGCACTACAATCTCCTGCTGGAGCTGCACGTGGACAGGTTTGTCTCCTCGACATTTTGGAAGGAAATGATGATTTTTCCGAGACTACATACTTATTCATTTTCATATTTGGCAGGCTGATGATATCCGTAATGAAGCAGATGAACTTCTCAGAATTAGAGATTACCTTTTCAAGGAGTTGGCTGAGAAGACAGGCCAGCCTGTTGAAAAGGTATATATTGCCCTCATCTGAATTTAAATATGTTCTTTTAAGGTATATAAAGTATACCCCCTCAAACTATGATTCAAAATGAGTCTCCACCTAAAAGTATTAGTTGCAATAGTTAATCACCTTGCCTTATTGCCTTTATATGGACTCTCGTTACATATTGGGCAAGGTGTGATGAGTAAATTTGATCTCTGCATATCAAAAGTATTGAGCATTGTAACTTCATCTATTGAAATATGCAGGTTCACAAGGATTTAAGTCGGATGAAGCGATTCAATGCTCAAGAAGCTCTTGAATATGGTCTTATAGACCGTATAGTTAGGCCTCCCCGTATTAAGGCGGATGCTCCACGAAAGGATACCACAGCAGGTCTTGGTTAGTCCATATGCCTTGTAAACGGAATGGCTGATAGTGGTTGTACGACTTGCAGTCTTATTTTGCGATTTTTTAGTTCAACCTACATGTGTACTCTTTTGATTTACTTAtttagaaaaaaaattctttctacATGGAAATTGACAATACTAGTTCCCTTTGTTTAATGTTATGAATGCAAGAAATGCATTAATAGTTGATATGTCTACAAAGATAAGTATTTCTCTTTCTGTTAGATTCCCTTTTCTGATTATCAATCAAGTAGCCCTCTGGGTGCAtatgttttggtatttttgaccaatgttttggtatttttgacCAATTTTTATGTTAGGATCTACTATAATTCTCTAAAACA
This region includes:
- the LOC104246667 gene encoding general transcription and DNA repair factor IIH subunit TFB5-like — protein: MVKASKGLFISCDVPMAQFIINVNAALPQSQKFILHVLDNTHLFVQSDVAGMIRSAIAEFREANTYEKPA
- the LOC104246668 gene encoding ATP-dependent Clp protease proteolytic subunit-related protein 2, chloroplastic gives rise to the protein MAVTLPTTSSSYLNSRTRLPQPSLSCASKVFVGLRVQSPNSFGIATPNVNVEFHNRVYRSIESGTRNSKPTRARVSMMPIGTPRVPYRNPTEGTWQWVDLWNALYRERVIFIGQHIDEEFSNQILATMLYLDSIDDSKKLYLYINGPGGDLTPSMAIYDTMQSLKSAVGTHCVGYAYNLAGFLLAAGEKGNRFAMPLSRIALQSPAGAARGQADDIRNEADELLRIRDYLFKELAEKTGQPVEKVHKDLSRMKRFNAQEALEYGLIDRIVRPPRIKADAPRKDTTAGLG